In Drosophila simulans strain w501 chromosome 3R, Prin_Dsim_3.1, whole genome shotgun sequence, a single window of DNA contains:
- the LOC6729508 gene encoding uncharacterized protein LOC6729508 translates to MFFFRRQNAKPAPRPSRAPSFALPKRRPPVQLTPSHQHDQLPFLRRSRFSALPHFRAYEDEPENLSLFIAILYVVDLFGIFPFVTLPALLVKLGYFGVLLVLSIIILQIYTSFLLSQCWTMAELLDPSIQQKRNYPYAALAELAYGPYMSLLVSVLLDLSIFAMAVPSVVMAAQNLEGVVLRMSAGQYNFSYCYWAIIVGLVICPLMWLGSPKHMRGLAIIAVCVMIVIVALLWFCLFAAPAIGTPFEGISLELPGFLTVLNSYSILAFQFDIHPVLLTLQIDMKHKSQVSWAALIGIAITCSVAIFGSIIAAYKFGSMIADNLLQSLPTSVPFYVMLILMALQLCFSVTVASSAMFMQIENYFKLPESLSFKRMLIRSSVLALEVLVAEFVPSFDALMDVVGGTITGPLVFILPPLLYRRIRRMERVHQRIAAEASYGSLPLDLNYDPVELEMEPLLVTSPPTTPRGCWLRLLRFLHRLECDVSCTMAVLIFGLLATFLSTYLNIFSLSSLFTNNSPCLSNLTKHF, encoded by the exons ATGTTCTTCTTCCGTCGCCAGAATGCTAAACCCGCGCCACGCCCATCGCGCGCTCCATCCTTTGCGCTTCCCAAGCGGCGGCCTCCTGTCCAGCTAACGCCCTCGCATCAGCACGATCAGTTGCCCTTCCTGCGAAGATCGCGGTTCAGCGCCCTTCCCCATTTCCGCGCCTACGAGGACGAACCGGAGAACCTTTCGCTTTTCATCGCCATCCTGTACGTGGTGGATTTGTTCGGCATCTTCCCATTTGTCACGCTGCCCGCATTGCTGGTGAAACTTGGATACTTTGGCGTCCTGCTGGTGCTTTCCATCATCATCCTGCAGATTTATACCTCCTTCCTGCTGTCCCAATGCTGGACCATGGCGGAGCTGCTTGATCCTTCCATTCAACAGAAGCGCAACTACCCATATGCAGCACTGGCAGAGTTGGCTTACGGACCCTATATGAGTCTGCTAGTCTCCGTGCTGCTCGACCTCAGCATCTTCGCCATGGCGGTGCCCAGTGTGGTTATGGCTGCCCAGAACCTAGAGGGCGTCGTGCTGCGCATGAGCGCTGGTCAATACAATTTCTCGTACTGCTACTGGGCCATCATAGTCGGTCTGGTCATCTGCCCGCTCATGTGGCTGGGCAGTCCAAAGCACATGCG GGGCTTGGCCATCATCGCAGTTTGCGTGATGATCGTTATTGTGGCGCTCCTGTGGTTCTGTCTTTTTGCAGCCCCTGCGATTGGAACACCCTTTGAGGGCATCTCCTTGG AGCTGCCCGGCTTCCTAACCGTGCTCAACAGCTACAGCATATTGGCCTTCCAGTTTGACATCCACCCCGTCCTGCTGACCCTTCAGATCGACATGAAGCACAAGTCACAGGTTTCCTGGGCTGCGCTCATCGGAATCGCCA TCACCTGCAGCGTGGCCATCTTTGGCTCCATCATAGCCGCCTACAAATTTGGATCGATGATTGCCGATAACCTGCTGCAGTCTTTGCCCACCAGTGTGCCCTTCTATGTGATGCTGATCCTGATGGCGCTCCAGCTTTGCTTCTCCGTCACGGTGGCCAGCTCTGCGATGTTCATGCAGATCGAGAACTACTTCAAACTGCCGGAAT CCCTCTCCTTCAAACGCATGCTGATCCGCTCTTCAGTGCTGGCCTTGGAGGTCCTCGTTGCGGAGTTTGTGCCCAGTTTCGATGCCCTCATGGACGTGGTGGGTGGCACCATAACCGGACCACTGGTCTTCATTCTCCCGCCACTTCTGTACCGCCGCATCCGGCGGATGGAGCGAGTTCATCAGCGAATCGCAGCGGAGGCGAGCTATGGAAGTCTGCCACTGGACCTCAACTACGATCCGGTGGAACTTGAGATGGAACCACTGCTGGTGACCTCTCCGCCGACCACGCCACGCGGCTGCTGGCTGAGACTGCTTCGTTTCCTGCATCGCCTCGAGTGCGACGTATCCTGCACAATGGCGGTGCTCATCTTCGGCCTGCTGGCCACCTTCCTGTCCACCTATTTGAACATATTCAGCCTGTCCAGTCTGTTCACCAACAACTCGCCCTGCCTGAGCAATCTGACCAAGCACTTCTGA